One genomic window of Polyangium aurulentum includes the following:
- a CDS encoding MEDS domain-containing protein: MNDVTPSGVPGVGEVPWGSHFCHFYSTREDLVDTLVPYFKSGLDSNEACLWVTSEPFSATDARAALGAVVPDLAERERRGQIDIIDHREWYLRANKTDARSVLEGWVERQTAALREGYRGLRLTGNTHWLRRDDWSEFVEYEALVNQAFRSCRIVALCSYCFERCTAQDVLDVVKNHQFAVARRQGNWEVIESSALRMAREDLLRLQQAERALRETDRRKDEFLAMLGHELRNPLAPMLTALELMRLRGGAQTFRKETEVLERQVQHLVGLVDDLLDVSRITRGKIELRCQKVEIGEVVGRAIEMASPLLEQRKHSLTVDVPAQGLAVNGDPVRLAQIVSNLLNNAAKYTDPGGSVAVIATTDGEAITLRVRDSGAGIPPDLLPRIFELFIQGARTFDRAQGGLGLGLPIVKNLVELHGGTVEVRSTLGKGSEFVVRLPAMKAASRDAHADAHADVQAKAGGNMKVLVVDDNVDAAAMLLEVLSASGYAVQMAHDGPSALAAARRFQPDVAVLDIGLPVMDGYELGGRLRSLPGLEDVRLIALTGYGQEGDRAQSTQSGFSAHLVKPVDLAALRGLLERVDS; encoded by the coding sequence ATGAACGATGTGACCCCCAGCGGCGTTCCCGGCGTAGGTGAAGTCCCTTGGGGCTCGCATTTCTGTCACTTCTACAGCACCCGCGAAGACCTGGTCGACACGCTCGTTCCCTATTTCAAGAGCGGCCTCGACAGCAACGAGGCCTGCCTCTGGGTCACCTCCGAGCCGTTCTCCGCGACGGACGCGCGGGCTGCGCTGGGCGCGGTGGTGCCGGATCTCGCCGAGCGCGAGCGCCGCGGTCAGATCGACATCATCGACCATCGCGAATGGTATTTGCGCGCGAACAAGACGGACGCGCGCTCGGTGCTCGAGGGCTGGGTCGAGCGCCAGACGGCGGCGCTGCGCGAGGGCTACCGGGGCCTGCGCCTCACGGGCAACACGCACTGGCTGCGGCGCGATGACTGGAGCGAGTTCGTCGAGTACGAGGCACTCGTCAATCAGGCGTTCCGGAGCTGCCGGATCGTCGCCCTCTGCTCCTACTGCTTCGAGCGCTGCACGGCGCAAGACGTCCTCGATGTCGTCAAGAACCACCAGTTTGCGGTGGCGCGCCGTCAGGGCAACTGGGAGGTCATCGAGAGCTCGGCGCTGCGAATGGCGCGCGAGGACCTCTTGCGGCTCCAGCAAGCGGAGAGGGCCCTGCGCGAGACGGACCGGCGCAAAGACGAGTTTCTCGCGATGCTCGGCCACGAGCTGCGCAATCCGCTCGCGCCCATGCTCACGGCCCTCGAGCTGATGAGGCTGCGGGGCGGCGCCCAGACGTTCCGCAAGGAGACCGAGGTGCTCGAGCGCCAGGTCCAGCACCTCGTCGGCCTCGTGGACGATCTGCTCGACGTCTCGCGCATCACGCGCGGCAAGATCGAGCTGCGCTGCCAGAAGGTGGAGATCGGCGAGGTGGTCGGCCGCGCCATTGAAATGGCGAGCCCGCTGCTCGAGCAGCGAAAGCATTCCCTCACGGTCGACGTGCCCGCGCAGGGCCTCGCCGTGAACGGCGACCCGGTGCGCCTCGCGCAGATCGTCAGCAACCTGCTCAACAACGCCGCCAAGTACACCGATCCGGGCGGCTCGGTGGCCGTCATCGCCACGACCGACGGCGAGGCGATCACGCTGCGCGTGCGCGATTCCGGCGCGGGCATTCCGCCGGATCTGTTGCCGCGCATCTTCGAGCTGTTCATCCAGGGCGCGCGCACCTTCGACCGCGCGCAGGGCGGGCTCGGGCTCGGGCTGCCGATCGTGAAGAACCTGGTCGAGCTGCACGGCGGCACGGTCGAGGTGCGCAGCACGCTCGGCAAGGGGAGCGAATTCGTCGTTCGATTGCCTGCCATGAAGGCGGCCTCCCGCGACGCGCACGCGGACGCGCACGCGGACGTGCAGGCGAAGGCCGGGGGCAACATGAAGGTGCTCGTCGTCGACGACAACGTGGACGCGGCGGCCATGCTGCTCGAGGTGCTCTCGGCGAGCGGCTATGCCGTGCAAATGGCCCACGACGGCCCCTCTGCGCTGGCTGCGGCGCGGCGATTCCAGCCCGACGTGGCCGTGCTCGACATCGGGCTGCCCGTGATGGACGGCTACGAGCTCGGCGGCCGATTGCGGAGCCTCCCGGGCCTCGAGGACGTGCGATTGATCGCGCTGACGGGATACGGGCAGGAAGGCGACCGCGCGCAGTCGACGCAATCGGGTTTCTCGGCGCACCTGGTGAAGCCGGTGGACCTGGCGGCGCTGCGGGGGCTTTTGGAGCGGGTGGATTCGTAG
- a CDS encoding type II toxin-antitoxin system VapC family toxin: MIVLDTHVWVWWVQGDGRLGTSWAELIREGEGRGLGVSAISCWEVAKLVERGRLTLPCDIDAWLTAALGYPGVQLVPLSPQIAVESTRLPGEFHQDPADQIIVATSRILGCSLLTADAKIRAYPHVMLADAG, from the coding sequence GTGATTGTCCTCGATACCCATGTCTGGGTGTGGTGGGTGCAGGGGGACGGGCGCCTCGGCACGTCGTGGGCCGAGCTCATCCGGGAGGGCGAAGGGCGAGGGCTCGGGGTGAGTGCGATCTCGTGCTGGGAGGTCGCGAAGCTCGTCGAACGCGGGCGGCTCACGCTACCTTGCGATATCGACGCCTGGCTCACGGCCGCGCTCGGCTATCCGGGGGTGCAGCTCGTGCCGCTCAGCCCGCAGATAGCCGTTGAATCGACGCGCCTGCCCGGCGAGTTCCACCAGGATCCCGCAGACCAGATCATCGTGGCCACCTCGCGGATCCTTGGCTGCTCGCTGCTCACAGCGGATGCGAAGATACGCGCTTACCCGCATGTAATGCTGGCCGATGCGGGGTGA
- a CDS encoding MBL fold metallo-hydrolase, with the protein MLFRQLFDGATWTYTYLLADTETGEAVLIDPVIEQVERDMTLLSELELRLVYTLDTHVHADHVTGAGMLGRRLGSKSILSERGGSPWADMLVKHGDVIRFGGCALEVRETPGHTSGCLTYVTSDERMAFTGDALLIRGCGRTDFQAGDPRLLYRSIHEQIFTLPDDAHLYPGHDYKGRTMSTVREEKRFNARLGGGKSEDAFVEIMNGLKLAKPARIDEAVPANLHCGLSASEIVTGERTPVATWAPIERTSANVPEVTAAWSESNAGAVRIVDVREADEFTGPLGHPRGAELVPLGALEEAAKGWDREQPMVIVCRSGGRSGKAALLLESKGFKRVASLRGGMTAWNEQKLPVER; encoded by the coding sequence ATGCTCTTCCGGCAGCTCTTCGACGGCGCGACCTGGACGTACACCTATCTCCTCGCGGACACCGAGACGGGCGAGGCGGTGCTCATCGATCCGGTGATCGAGCAGGTCGAGCGGGACATGACGCTGCTGTCCGAGCTCGAGCTGCGGCTCGTCTACACGCTCGACACGCACGTGCACGCCGACCACGTGACGGGCGCGGGGATGCTCGGGCGAAGGCTCGGATCGAAGAGCATCCTGTCCGAGCGGGGCGGGTCGCCGTGGGCGGACATGCTGGTGAAGCACGGCGACGTGATCCGATTCGGCGGGTGTGCGCTCGAGGTGCGCGAGACGCCTGGCCACACGAGCGGGTGTTTGACGTACGTGACCAGCGACGAGCGAATGGCGTTCACGGGCGACGCGCTGCTCATCCGCGGCTGCGGCCGGACCGATTTCCAAGCCGGCGATCCGCGGCTGCTCTACCGCTCGATCCACGAGCAGATCTTCACCTTGCCGGACGACGCGCACCTGTACCCGGGCCACGATTACAAGGGCCGGACGATGAGCACGGTGCGGGAGGAAAAACGATTCAATGCGCGCCTCGGCGGCGGCAAGAGCGAGGACGCGTTCGTCGAGATCATGAATGGCCTGAAGCTCGCGAAGCCCGCGCGCATCGACGAGGCGGTGCCGGCGAACCTGCATTGCGGCCTGTCGGCGAGCGAGATCGTGACGGGCGAGCGCACGCCGGTGGCGACCTGGGCGCCGATCGAGCGCACGAGCGCGAACGTGCCGGAGGTGACGGCGGCGTGGTCGGAGAGCAACGCGGGCGCGGTGCGGATCGTGGACGTGCGGGAGGCGGACGAGTTCACGGGGCCGCTCGGTCACCCGAGAGGCGCGGAGCTGGTGCCGCTCGGGGCGCTGGAGGAGGCGGCAAAGGGCTGGGACCGCGAGCAGCCGATGGTGATCGTGTGTCGATCGGGGGGGAGATCGGGCAAGGCGGCGCTCTTGCTCGAGTCGAAGGGATTCAAGCGCGTCGCGTCGCTGCGGGGCGGGATGACGGCGTGGAACGAGCAGAAGTTGCCGGTGGAGCGATAG
- a CDS encoding RipA family octameric membrane protein, with protein MSAPTPAEVLVVAPPSQDARASRIVAEMQARELRATRWDGKGEEAGEDLASAAERAAAIVLFADRSLFGDRTGKGRAVAAALAGAADKLIVVVVEHCRLREVHLRRADTMPARGTLVELEASAQEELVERLVHELLAEVDASYEPERTRHFDEYRLLFDSTEQLVERRRAATATFLGVSAAIGGVISFLAKDLALSGLRLVVLTAPLFVTGLLACRLWQRTIRQYEALIDWRYRQLRRMERRRFVGSYRLFGKEWDAIYAPRARRSFGFSSLEAQVPRVLFLFFAAGLALVVAHGTGLARLR; from the coding sequence ATGTCCGCACCCACGCCGGCCGAGGTCCTCGTCGTCGCCCCCCCGAGCCAGGACGCTCGCGCCTCGCGCATCGTCGCCGAGATGCAAGCGCGCGAGCTGCGCGCGACGCGCTGGGACGGCAAGGGCGAAGAGGCGGGCGAGGATCTCGCCAGCGCGGCCGAGCGGGCGGCCGCGATCGTGCTGTTCGCGGATCGCTCGCTCTTCGGCGATCGCACGGGCAAGGGACGGGCGGTCGCGGCGGCGCTCGCGGGCGCGGCCGACAAGCTCATCGTGGTGGTGGTCGAGCACTGCCGCCTGCGCGAGGTCCACCTGCGCCGCGCGGACACGATGCCCGCGCGCGGCACGCTCGTCGAGCTCGAGGCGAGCGCGCAGGAGGAGCTGGTCGAGCGGCTCGTGCACGAGCTTCTGGCCGAGGTCGACGCCTCCTACGAGCCCGAGCGCACGCGCCACTTCGACGAGTACCGCCTGCTCTTCGACAGCACCGAGCAGCTCGTCGAGCGCAGGCGCGCGGCGACGGCGACCTTCCTCGGCGTGAGCGCGGCGATCGGCGGCGTCATCTCGTTCCTCGCGAAGGACCTCGCCCTGTCGGGCTTGCGCCTCGTCGTGTTGACCGCGCCGCTCTTCGTCACGGGGCTGCTCGCGTGCCGGCTCTGGCAGCGCACGATCCGGCAGTACGAGGCGCTCATCGACTGGCGCTACAGGCAGCTCAGGCGCATGGAGCGGCGCCGCTTCGTCGGCAGCTACCGGCTCTTCGGCAAGGAGTGGGACGCGATCTACGCGCCCCGCGCCCGCCGCTCCTTCGGCTTCTCGAGCCTCGAAGCCCAGGTGCCCCGGGTGCTCTTCCTGTTCTTCGCGGCAGGGCTCGCCCTCGTCGTCGCGCACGGAACGGGGCTCGCACGTCTGCGGTAG
- a CDS encoding serine/threonine-protein kinase translates to MPPLDRANEITQDAPLDSTLPDGPWNEDAPPRNSYLAGELIAGGKYQLSKIIGEGGMGSVWLAKNLALDADVAIKLIRRGFASEEAAQRLQQEARAAARLGHPSIVRIFDFGQTESKDPFIVMEVLSGESLGEILARKGKLSPVSAVRTLLPVVSALSAAHGKGIVHRDLKPDNVLLVKDESGALVPKVVDFGIAKLHREELNLTVTQAGAILGSPSYMSPEQACGRSDVDQRTDVWALCVMLYEAVAGVRPFDGPNYNALLGAIILHEPAPLAEHGVADAELWEIVARGLQKDVDQRWQSMRDLGAELAGWAVRRGADTDAAGNSLKAHWLKQGEHRPLSDVPPPISSHSPSALPPPRLTEGDDLRPPRLPTDLTPEMPASGPRSGVRAAGENARPKAPEGPMPSADEAESTLTSSTEEIARASSNAGAAPRATSPARAARKQNRSALAAVAVIAAVASGLGVFLGWRVLTPMDPALDDAPSVNVAPPPPPPPPPSREVAPTVDTTPAVTSLPPASASAEPSTQPAASARAPSAPQGPRRPIKPRGAFTATGPKGPAMPVPTDPHF, encoded by the coding sequence GTGCCGCCGCTCGATCGCGCCAACGAGATCACCCAGGACGCGCCCCTCGACTCGACCCTGCCCGACGGCCCCTGGAACGAGGACGCTCCCCCGCGGAACAGCTACCTCGCGGGCGAGCTCATCGCGGGCGGAAAGTACCAGCTCTCGAAGATCATCGGCGAGGGCGGCATGGGCTCGGTGTGGCTCGCGAAGAACCTCGCGCTCGACGCCGACGTGGCCATCAAGCTCATCCGTCGCGGCTTCGCCTCCGAGGAGGCGGCGCAGCGGCTGCAGCAGGAGGCGCGCGCGGCGGCGCGGCTCGGTCACCCGTCGATCGTGCGCATCTTCGACTTCGGCCAGACCGAGAGCAAAGACCCGTTCATCGTGATGGAGGTGCTGAGCGGCGAGTCGCTCGGCGAGATCCTCGCCCGCAAGGGCAAGCTGTCGCCCGTGAGCGCCGTGCGCACGCTCTTGCCGGTCGTCAGCGCGCTGTCGGCCGCGCACGGCAAGGGCATCGTTCACCGGGATCTGAAGCCCGACAACGTGCTGCTCGTGAAGGACGAGTCGGGCGCGCTCGTGCCCAAGGTCGTCGACTTCGGCATCGCCAAGCTCCACCGCGAGGAGCTGAACCTCACGGTCACGCAAGCGGGCGCGATCCTCGGCAGCCCGAGCTACATGTCCCCCGAGCAGGCCTGCGGCAGGAGCGACGTCGATCAACGCACCGACGTCTGGGCGCTGTGCGTGATGCTCTACGAGGCCGTCGCAGGCGTCCGGCCCTTCGACGGGCCGAACTACAACGCGCTGCTCGGCGCGATCATCCTGCACGAGCCCGCGCCGCTCGCCGAGCACGGCGTGGCCGACGCGGAGCTGTGGGAGATCGTGGCGCGCGGGCTGCAAAAGGACGTCGATCAGCGCTGGCAGAGCATGCGCGATCTCGGCGCCGAGCTCGCGGGCTGGGCCGTGCGCCGCGGCGCCGACACCGACGCGGCCGGCAACTCGCTCAAGGCGCACTGGCTGAAGCAGGGCGAGCACCGCCCGCTGTCGGACGTGCCGCCGCCGATCTCGTCGCACTCGCCCTCGGCCCTGCCGCCGCCCCGGCTCACCGAGGGCGACGATCTGAGGCCGCCGCGCCTGCCCACCGATCTCACCCCCGAGATGCCTGCGAGCGGGCCGCGCAGCGGCGTGCGTGCGGCGGGGGAGAACGCGCGGCCCAAGGCCCCCGAGGGCCCGATGCCGAGCGCGGACGAGGCCGAGTCGACGCTCACCTCCTCGACCGAAGAGATCGCGCGCGCCTCGTCGAACGCAGGCGCCGCGCCCCGCGCCACGTCTCCCGCGCGCGCGGCTCGCAAGCAGAACCGCAGCGCGCTCGCCGCGGTCGCCGTGATCGCAGCGGTGGCCTCGGGGCTCGGCGTGTTCCTCGGGTGGCGCGTGCTGACGCCCATGGATCCCGCGCTCGACGATGCGCCCAGCGTGAACGTCGCGCCCCCGCCCCCGCCCCCGCCCCCGCCGTCGAGGGAGGTGGCGCCGACGGTCGACACGACCCCGGCCGTCACGTCTCTGCCGCCGGCCTCGGCGTCCGCCGAGCCTTCGACGCAGCCTGCCGCGAGCGCGCGCGCGCCCTCGGCGCCGCAGGGCCCGCGGCGGCCGATCAAGCCGCGCGGCGCCTTCACCGCCACGGGCCCCAAGGGCCCCGCCATGCCCGTCCCCACGGACCCGCACTTTTGA
- a CDS encoding PEGA domain-containing protein, with protein sequence MRRAARLVAVLSFALGLGATGAARGQGAADVALARDLFREGVELAQQGRWDDAHERYRRSLALKRAPLTLYSLGVAQQQTGRFVDAIESFRAFLAEREPESPVTLPYEQPAREAVVALEKRVARLDVVVLPAGTKAVHLEIDGQRVPEAALGLPRPVNPGERVIVVSAEGYREARTTAKLAEGESAKVTVRLEPLPGPRLVPMDPGPSTSSRALPIALLASGGTLFATGLGVGLAGVVEAASAPTRDGPEANRARTLTLAGDIAGGVGLAVLGVGTILMIVTPANPPAANGQQKAWVRPVVGTGGVGLRF encoded by the coding sequence GTGAGGCGCGCGGCGAGGCTCGTGGCAGTCCTGTCGTTCGCGCTCGGCCTCGGGGCCACGGGGGCGGCGCGCGGGCAAGGGGCGGCGGACGTGGCGCTCGCGCGCGATCTCTTCCGCGAGGGCGTCGAGCTCGCGCAGCAGGGGCGCTGGGACGATGCGCACGAGCGCTACCGGCGATCGCTCGCCTTGAAGCGCGCCCCGCTGACGCTCTACAGCCTCGGGGTGGCCCAGCAGCAAACGGGCCGGTTCGTCGACGCGATCGAGAGCTTCCGCGCCTTCCTCGCCGAGCGCGAGCCCGAGAGCCCCGTCACCCTGCCCTACGAGCAGCCCGCGCGCGAGGCGGTGGTGGCGCTCGAAAAGCGCGTCGCGCGGCTCGACGTGGTCGTGCTCCCCGCCGGCACGAAGGCCGTTCACCTCGAGATCGACGGCCAGCGCGTGCCCGAGGCCGCGCTCGGTCTGCCGCGGCCGGTGAACCCGGGCGAGCGGGTGATCGTGGTCTCTGCCGAGGGATATCGCGAGGCCCGGACGACGGCGAAGCTCGCGGAGGGCGAGTCGGCGAAGGTCACCGTGCGCCTCGAGCCTCTGCCGGGCCCGCGTCTCGTGCCGATGGATCCGGGCCCTTCGACGTCGAGCCGTGCCCTGCCGATCGCGCTCTTGGCGAGCGGCGGGACGCTCTTCGCGACGGGCCTCGGGGTGGGGCTCGCGGGCGTGGTCGAGGCGGCGAGCGCCCCGACGCGCGACGGCCCCGAGGCGAACCGCGCCCGCACGCTGACCCTCGCGGGCGACATCGCCGGCGGCGTCGGCCTGGCGGTGCTCGGGGTGGGGACGATTCTGATGATCGTGACCCCGGCAAACCCGCCGGCGGCGAACGGGCAGCAAAAGGCGTGGGTGCGGCCGGTGGTCGGGACGGGTGGGGTCGGGTTGCGGTTTTAG
- a CDS encoding serine/threonine protein kinase has protein sequence MDTPVRPGDVLLGKYSVEHVLGQGGMGIVLAARHLDLGELFAIKLLLPDMLGHSEVLERFLREARAAARLRSEHVARVHDFGRMENGAPYMVMEYLDGRDLKAVIRSQGPLPIEEAVTYVLQACDATAEAHGLGLVHRDLKPANLFLIRRPNGSPCVKVLDFGISKRTGPDAVDLTATGRILGSPLYMSPEQMACAKGVDVRADIWAMGVVLYELLVGRAPFMAQTITEVVSRVLLEEPTPPSQLRPDLPPAVEAVILRCLRKRPEERIQSIAELASALRAAMGLSDGAGFGPLAVRSPAPSSSAIPAITTGETAPVQVGTSQPTSTLRMLTIPLPPPAAAQGASPGSGSTPGEATGAAWGRTGGAAGPRGGGRRVVIMGAAVGLAVLGAGAWIAMRGPSEQPAPASSSGLAVETPPVAEVAERPASVATTIASAEPPPKESAPMAIAPQEIAAPPGSSAAPNQAPASTSSTVAVKAPPPPRPSPSPEPTSAAPPAPQDASAKGTSSKRSIYSRD, from the coding sequence ATGGACACCCCCGTTCGTCCGGGTGACGTCCTCCTGGGCAAGTACAGCGTCGAGCACGTGCTCGGCCAGGGTGGGATGGGCATCGTCCTCGCCGCCCGCCATCTCGATCTTGGCGAGCTGTTCGCCATCAAATTGCTCCTGCCCGACATGCTCGGGCACAGCGAGGTGCTCGAGCGCTTCCTGCGCGAGGCGCGTGCCGCGGCGCGGCTTCGCAGCGAGCACGTGGCTCGGGTGCACGATTTCGGGCGCATGGAGAACGGCGCGCCCTACATGGTCATGGAGTACCTCGATGGCCGCGACCTGAAGGCCGTGATTCGCAGCCAGGGACCGCTGCCGATCGAGGAGGCGGTGACCTACGTCCTTCAGGCGTGCGATGCGACCGCCGAGGCGCACGGCTTGGGCCTCGTGCATCGCGATCTCAAGCCGGCAAACCTCTTCTTGATTCGCCGACCGAACGGGAGCCCGTGCGTCAAGGTGCTCGACTTCGGGATCTCCAAGCGCACCGGCCCGGATGCGGTGGATTTGACCGCAACGGGGAGGATCCTCGGCTCGCCCCTGTACATGTCGCCCGAGCAGATGGCGTGCGCGAAGGGCGTCGATGTCCGCGCGGACATCTGGGCGATGGGGGTCGTCCTGTACGAGCTCTTGGTTGGGCGAGCGCCGTTCATGGCGCAGACGATCACGGAGGTGGTCTCCCGTGTGCTGCTGGAGGAACCGACGCCGCCGAGCCAGCTTCGGCCGGACCTGCCGCCTGCCGTGGAGGCGGTGATCCTACGATGCCTCCGCAAGCGGCCCGAGGAGAGGATCCAGAGCATCGCGGAACTCGCTTCCGCGCTGCGCGCGGCGATGGGTTTGTCTGATGGCGCGGGGTTCGGCCCCCTGGCGGTGCGTTCGCCTGCGCCGTCGAGCTCGGCCATACCTGCGATCACCACGGGTGAGACAGCGCCCGTGCAGGTGGGAACCTCGCAACCCACGAGCACGCTGCGCATGTTGACGATACCTCTTCCCCCGCCTGCCGCGGCACAAGGTGCGTCGCCTGGATCGGGCTCGACGCCCGGCGAGGCGACCGGCGCAGCGTGGGGACGAACGGGGGGCGCCGCGGGCCCGCGGGGGGGCGGGAGGCGCGTCGTTATCATGGGGGCCGCGGTCGGGCTTGCCGTGCTGGGCGCCGGGGCATGGATCGCGATGCGTGGTCCGTCCGAACAGCCGGCGCCGGCAAGCTCGTCGGGGCTGGCGGTCGAGACACCTCCCGTCGCCGAGGTGGCGGAGCGCCCGGCAAGCGTTGCGACGACGATTGCGTCCGCCGAGCCGCCTCCCAAAGAAAGCGCGCCCATGGCGATCGCGCCGCAAGAGATCGCAGCCCCACCTGGGTCGAGCGCGGCGCCGAACCAAGCGCCCGCGAGCACATCGTCCACGGTCGCCGTCAAGGCGCCGCCTCCACCCCGACCGAGCCCCTCCCCCGAACCGACGAGCGCCGCTCCCCCGGCACCGCAGGATGCCAGCGCCAAAGGCACCAGCAGTAAAAGAAGCATCTACTCGCGGGATTGA
- a CDS encoding SBBP repeat-containing protein, which yields MRIHVQAAIPLVLVVGLLGGCAPELRDPPAAWKEGPIGDMHAETAVRFGGAGTRVLSSIAVRPSGESLLAGHFQGQVDIGLGATPSTGSEDLMLVRLDPTGAPKSLIHAGGTGVARVRAVAARSDGSAVLAGDFTGGFDLGATKLESAGGWDVFLATLGADDEISFAQRFGDPGEQTATCMGLGEDGQIVVAGSLSGTIDLGEDELESLGEHDVFQQAKAVAVDSSGVVVVGEFEGELQVGDESLKSAGGRDVFVIALGRAGELRWVQRLGDAGDDEAAGVIVDSEGNTFVAGSFTGSVGRGGAVAVVEPEAERAAFVAVIDATGELVRVRGFGQTGVTTARAIASKPGIGALVAVDFTGHVEMGDRGYDSAGAEDLLVFDIDKALRVHRAGSFGDPYPQRAIAAAVDGKGDTLLIGDFMGTLSTAAGSIQSLEGDEPFWMRIQ from the coding sequence ATGCGCATCCACGTCCAGGCAGCCATCCCTCTCGTCCTCGTCGTGGGTCTTCTCGGCGGCTGCGCCCCGGAGCTGCGCGATCCGCCGGCCGCATGGAAGGAAGGCCCGATCGGAGACATGCACGCCGAGACCGCCGTGCGATTCGGGGGAGCAGGAACGCGCGTGCTGTCGAGCATCGCGGTCCGACCGTCCGGGGAGTCGCTCCTGGCTGGCCATTTCCAGGGGCAGGTCGACATCGGCCTGGGGGCGACGCCGAGCACAGGCTCCGAGGATCTGATGCTCGTTCGCCTGGATCCAACGGGGGCGCCGAAATCGCTCATTCATGCCGGGGGCACGGGGGTTGCGCGCGTTCGCGCCGTTGCGGCTCGCAGCGACGGGAGCGCTGTTTTGGCTGGCGATTTCACGGGTGGGTTCGATCTGGGCGCGACCAAGCTCGAGAGCGCAGGGGGTTGGGACGTCTTCCTCGCGACGCTCGGGGCCGATGACGAGATCTCGTTCGCCCAGCGCTTCGGCGATCCGGGCGAGCAGACCGCGACCTGCATGGGCCTCGGCGAGGACGGACAGATCGTCGTTGCGGGCTCCTTGTCGGGAACCATCGACCTCGGAGAGGATGAACTCGAGAGTCTGGGAGAACACGATGTTTTCCAGCAGGCGAAAGCGGTCGCAGTGGACTCGAGCGGCGTGGTCGTGGTCGGCGAGTTCGAGGGCGAGCTGCAAGTCGGGGATGAATCCCTCAAAAGCGCGGGCGGCCGCGACGTGTTCGTCATCGCTCTCGGTCGAGCGGGCGAGCTTCGCTGGGTCCAAAGGCTGGGCGACGCGGGAGACGACGAGGCGGCGGGCGTGATCGTCGATTCCGAGGGCAACACGTTCGTCGCCGGTAGCTTCACGGGCAGCGTGGGCCGCGGAGGCGCGGTGGCCGTGGTCGAACCAGAGGCGGAGCGCGCTGCGTTCGTCGCAGTCATTGACGCGACGGGCGAGCTCGTTCGTGTCCGGGGCTTCGGGCAAACGGGCGTCACGACGGCCCGGGCGATTGCCTCCAAGCCCGGGATCGGAGCCCTGGTCGCCGTCGATTTCACAGGCCATGTCGAGATGGGCGACCGAGGCTACGACAGTGCTGGGGCGGAGGATCTTCTGGTCTTCGACATCGACAAGGCGCTGCGTGTGCACCGCGCGGGTTCCTTCGGCGACCCCTACCCTCAGCGCGCCATCGCTGCAGCCGTCGACGGGAAGGGCGATACGCTGCTGATTGGCGATTTCATGGGAACGCTCTCTACGGCAGCCGGATCCATCCAGAGCCTCGAGGGAGACGAGCCGTTCTGGATGAGGATCCAGTAG